In Candidatus Cybelea sp., a genomic segment contains:
- a CDS encoding carboxypeptidase-like regulatory domain-containing protein: MWYRCFLAISTFFALAACNGTTTPFSPAPSSPGLSGVVTSAAGPVAGSQVTLYRAGNGAPRSGASVLARATSDAKGVFRINYTLPGDGIVYAVAIGGRTGGHSANAAIGLMAIAGRNGRYASVVSYKFVAITRDFWYTG; the protein is encoded by the coding sequence GTGTGGTATCGCTGCTTTCTTGCAATCTCGACATTCTTCGCACTCGCAGCCTGCAACGGAACTACAACGCCGTTTTCACCGGCGCCGTCGTCCCCCGGCCTTTCGGGCGTCGTTACAAGCGCGGCCGGTCCGGTCGCAGGCTCGCAGGTCACGCTCTACCGGGCCGGTAACGGCGCTCCTCGCTCCGGGGCGAGCGTTCTCGCGCGTGCGACGTCCGACGCGAAGGGAGTTTTTCGGATTAACTACACACTGCCCGGCGACGGCATCGTCTACGCAGTTGCAATCGGCGGCAGAACTGGCGGCCATTCCGCAAACGCCGCCATCGGTTTAATGGCGATCGCCGGCCGAAACGGGCGCTACGCTAGTGTTGTGAGTTATAAGTTCGTTGCAATAACACGAGACTTTTGGTATACTGGATAA